The Thunnus thynnus chromosome 22, fThuThy2.1, whole genome shotgun sequence genome includes a window with the following:
- the LOC137175008 gene encoding low affinity immunoglobulin gamma Fc region receptor III-A-like, producing the protein MELTSLCLMLSTLSISPKRSQFFQDDQISLSCEAPANSSGWIVRRNTSKRTSQQCKYGWGIPSESSCIIQHTFPSDTGLYWCESQRGECSNPVNITVTVGVVILESPGLPVTEGDDVTLLCSYKEEDETQSTSNFSASFYKNGVFIGSQPAGKMTLRPVSKSDEGLYKCQHPTKGESPQSWLAVRVGTQPTSVPTTPPPLMSLRLLYTILLFILYNVILIVCVIIYRRWARARAEAKRRASHHLTLE; encoded by the exons ATGGAGCTCACATCACTCTGCCTGATGCTCT CCACACTGAGCATCAGTCCCAAAAGATCTCAGTTTTTTCAGGATGACCAAATCTCTCTGAGCTGTGAGGCACCAGCAAACTCCAGCGGCTGGATAGTGAGGAGAAACACCTCGAAAAGGACATCTCAGCAATGCAAGTATGGCTGGGGAATCCCAAGTGAGTCCTCCTGCATCATTCAGCATACCTTCCCGTCAGACACTGGATTGTACTGGTGTGAGTCCCAGCGGGGGGAGTGCAGCAACCCCGTCAACATCACTGTTACTG TTGGTGTTGTGATCCTGGAGAGCCCTGGACTTCCTGTGACAGAGGGAGACGATGTGACACTTCTGTGTTCCTACAAGGAAGAAGATGAAACTCAATCTACATCAAATTTCTCTGCTTCATTCTACAAAAATGGTGTTTTCATCGGGTCTCAGCCTGCAGGAAAGATGACCCTCCGACCCGTTTCCAAGTCTGATGAAGGCCTTTACAAGTGCCAACACCCCACAAAAGGAGAGTCACCACAGAGCTGGCTGGCAGTGAGAG TTGGAACTCAGCCCACAAGCGTCCCtaccactcctcctcctcttatgTCTCTGCGCCTGTTGTACACCATCCTGCTGTTCATCCTCTACAATGTCATCCTCATTGTGTGTGTAATCATTTACCGAAGGTGGGCTCGAG